CAGTCGCTTTGGTGGCCAAGGGATCGGCGCGCAGAACACCAGTCGTTCGGCACGAGATGTCGTGCGTGAGACGATCGAAGGCTATATCGATGCGGTTGTACGTCTGAAAGCGCAGTTGGACGTATGAGCAGGAAGAGAAGTAGCGTTCGACATAGGAAGTGCGACCACTGACGAAGGCGGAAGATTTTTCAGCGGTGAGCATCATCAAGCTGGCGGCCATTGGTCAGCGGTCGGTGCCACGATTCCGACCGGGAGGAGCAGCGGATGTTCAATATACTTAAAATCTTCCATCTTACCCACGTAGTGGCCGACCTTCGCACTGTGGACCAATGGTATGATGATATTTTCTCTCCTACGCGTTATCTGCACGGGCCGGTAAAAATAGCAGGCCGCAACGCTTCTTTAATTGCTATAGGCGATCTGATCGTCGAACCAATGGAGCCTTTGCGGGATCCGAATTTGCCTAATCAGTCCGTCAGGCGGTTTTTGGATCGACACGGCGACCACCTACATGCGATAGCATTTTATGTCGATGACGTCCCTGCTATCTCGCTTCATTTTGAGAAACACGGGATAAGGATGTGGGACATCACCGGTACTCCTGTTAAGCCGCCGAACGAGCAGTTTGCGATTTGGACTCACCCGAACCAGACGCACGGCCAACTTGAGTTCGCCATCGTCGAACCCTTCACCATAGACCCAAGACTTCAGCCAGCGTGGTCTAACGATTTCTGGCGCGAGCGTCACCCGCTGGGCATCGAGCGCGTCTCTCACATCACAGCGGTCGTCAAGGATATCGGTTTGGCAAAGAGATTTTACTGCGATGTGCTGAATTCGAAGCCTGTTTCAGAGACTGAGACCAGACATAAGCGCAGCGCATTTCTATCGGTGGGCGAAGACACCATTGTTGAGCTCGCACAGCCGCTCTCGTCGGATTGCGCGGAAGCCAAGGATCTCGAGAGACACGGTGACGGTTTTTTTGGCGTGACGTTCAAAACTCGTAATCTCACGAAGGCGGCGGAGTTCCTGAGATCGAAGCAAATGAAACCTGAAACTACTGCACCGAACGTTATAGAGCTCGGGCAGGAAACGGCTTTCGGAATGGCGGTGAGCTTTACCGGCCAACCCCTTATCAATGATCCGCGGCTCTAGATGCGAGGAGACCCGTTTGGTGGGGCGCGATCAACAAGAACGTATCGCACAAACGAGAAGACAATCGATGAAGCTATTCTCGCATCCAAAGAGCAACTGGCCTCCGAAGTGGGACGCCCTTCTTTCCGGCAACCAGCGATCCACGACAGGCCACCCAAATGTTATTGGCAGTAAATTTTTGGCAGAGGCTCGCTTGGAAAGAACCGAGATTGGCGTTGGAACCGACCGCGAGGTTCTTCTGTTCGTCAGACAACCCAGGATTGACTCTCCGGTGACGGGTACCCTGACCGCGAAGGACAGCGAGGCTGCATGGCAGCTGCGAGCGTTACTTGAAGCCTGCGAGGGAATCAGTATGTCGGCGGTCGGTAATTTCGAAGTCGGCGAGCGCTTCGAGAAGCTCTCCGAGACTTAGGAGCTTCGACTGTCGCTGGCGAACGCCTGCCCGCAAATTAGAATTCCGGAGAGACAGACCGTGATCAAGATCTATCACATCGAAGGAAGGCGTTCTGAGCGGGTCGCATGGCTCCTCGAAGAGATCGGCGGGATTCCTTACGAACTCGACTATATTCCCGGCGACATTCTCGGCTCGTTGTTGAAGCTGGAGGAGAAGCACGAAAGCAGGATGACGCCAATCGTGCAGGATGGCGACCTCGTCATCATCGAGTCGGGCGCCATTCTGGAGTATCTGCTCGCCAAATATGCGAAGCGATCGCCGCTGCGACCATCGGAAGACTCGGCTGATTTCCCACGGTATCTCCAGTTCATGCACTATGCCGAGGGCACCGCGATGGCGCGCATCGGTCTGGAGT
This genomic stretch from Candidatus Binataceae bacterium harbors:
- a CDS encoding VOC family protein, coding for MFNILKIFHLTHVVADLRTVDQWYDDIFSPTRYLHGPVKIAGRNASLIAIGDLIVEPMEPLRDPNLPNQSVRRFLDRHGDHLHAIAFYVDDVPAISLHFEKHGIRMWDITGTPVKPPNEQFAIWTHPNQTHGQLEFAIVEPFTIDPRLQPAWSNDFWRERHPLGIERVSHITAVVKDIGLAKRFYCDVLNSKPVSETETRHKRSAFLSVGEDTIVELAQPLSSDCAEAKDLERHGDGFFGVTFKTRNLTKAAEFLRSKQMKPETTAPNVIELGQETAFGMAVSFTGQPLINDPRL